From Fundulus heteroclitus isolate FHET01 chromosome 14, MU-UCD_Fhet_4.1, whole genome shotgun sequence, the proteins below share one genomic window:
- the LOC105916811 gene encoding leishmanolysin-like peptidase 2, with the protein MPSFAPPQRTGVRLLLLLLVTVLAAELPSVQHRCVFDEVQAQVRVVRAPPTQPRARALTGHRHQLSPGHQTRHEVNRRSPLENVGQPPSSHFQPIRIKTWTARESYNLPAAESERLEKAVDEAVRLVSSLLSVNRTGGPLLLSRDVNKYCKSVWRNSSSLNYNRCGRANKNYRAETCLDVTIPDDHLSGCYIYPAADSPHRTVVRPEGAGLPDTDFLVYLHVEATDKCRAESNTLAYAAHCQTDSWGRPVAGVVVLCRDRLAGAAYSHQTTVQTVVHEMFHALGFSKDLFSSWRECSPSNQGASCSRRNKAIHSDGSGQMRIHTPAIISALRRHLVSTDPELGGPLENLGLPAGKVSSHWESRVLQGSIMAAALGDPTTVRIDPVTLAALQDTGWYSVDLSRAQSLVWGAGEGATFGSVSTCKDESSSFFCTGSGVGCHFLHLHKGECQTDQYLEGCRVYKPLENGSECWKEENIKWCPAENWSGEVFGPDSRCFLSSLVRKGSVAQSRSSAEGRCYRHRCSGLNRYQVQLSGSQWVDCPAGGAVQIEGYWGEVFCPDRRLCVYPDVAPPPGDRNPSSGRSTCDPDGTITSAHSVPWSLGSATQAVSICFSAAVCCCCLVALLVSYWKCRTRVARSNTVAPEDHGHL; encoded by the exons ATGCCATCTTTTGCTCCACCTCAGAGGACCGGGgtacggctgctgctgctgctgctggtaacAGTGCTGGCGGCTGAGCTGCCCTCAGTCCAGCACCGGTGTGTCTTTGATGAGGTCCAGGCTCAGGTCAGAGTGGTCAGAGCGCCGCCCACACAGCCCAGAGCCAGAGCCTTGACCGGGCACAGGCACCAGCTCAGCCCCGGCCATCAGACCAGACATGAAGTCAACAGGAGGAGCCCTCTGGAGAACGTAGGCCAACCTCCCTCCAGCCATTTTCAGCCCATCAGGATAAAAACCTGGACTGCAAGAGAAAGTTACAACCTGCCTGCAGCGGAGAGCGAGAGGCTGGAGAAAGCTGTGGATGAGGCCGTGAGGCTGGTGTCCTCTTTGCTCTCAG TGAACAGAACCGGAGGGCCGTTGCTGCTGAGCCGAGACGTCAACAAATACTGCAAGTCTGTCTGGAGGAACTCGAGCTCGCTGAACTACAACAG ATGTGGAAGAGCCAACAAAAACTACAGAGCTGAAACTTGTCTTGATGTCACA ATCCCAGATGACCACCTGTCTGGATGTTACATTTACCCAGCGGCCGATTCTCCTCACAGGACCGTCGTCAGACCGGAAGGAGCCGGACTTCCTGACACCGACTTCCTGGTTTACCTCCACGTAGAAGCCACAGACAAATGCAGGGCGGAG TCCAACACCTTAGCTTACGCCGCCCACTGCCAGACCGACAGCTGGGGACGACCCGTGGCCGGGGTGGTGGTCCTCTGCAGGGACAGGCTGGCTGGAGCTGCATACAGCCACCAGACTACAGTGCAG ACTGTGGTCCACGAGATGTTCCATGCGCTCGGCTTCTCTAAAGATCTCTTCAGCTCCTGGCGGGAATGCTCACCTTCTAATCAAG GCGCTTCGTGTTCTCGCAGAAATAAAGCGATCCACTCCGACGGGTCAGGCCAGATGAGGATTCACACTCCGGCCATCATCTCGGCCCTGCggagacacttggtgtccactGATCCGGAGCTGGGAGGGCCGCTGGAGAACCTG GGTTTACCTGCAGGCAAGGTCTCCTCTCACTGGGAGTCCCGGGTGCTGCAGGGGTCCATCATGGCGGCGGCGCTGGGGGACCCGACCACAGTCCGGATCGACCCGGTCACGTTAGCAGCGCTCCAGGACACAGGATGGTACTCTGTGGACCTGAGCCGGGCTCAGAGTCTGGTCTGGGGAGCCG GGGAAGGAGCCACATTTGGCTCTGTGTCGACCTGCAAAGACGAGTCCTCGTCCTTTTTCTGCACTGGAAG TGGAGTTGGATGTCACTTTCTTCACCTCCACAAGGGGGAGTGTCAGACTGATCAGTACCTGGAGGGGTGTCGGGTCTACAAACCCCTGGAGAATGGA AGTGAATGTTGGAAGGAAGAAAACATCAAATGGTGCCCTGCAGAGAACTGGAGCGGAGAGGTTTTTGGCCCTGATAGCCGTTGCTTTTTATCCAGCCTGGTCAGAAAG GGAAGTGTTGCTCAGAGCCGCAGCTCTGCTGAGGGTCGCTGTTACAGGCACAGATGTTCTGGACTGAACCGGTACCAGGTCCAGCTCTCTGGCTCTCAGTGGGTGGactgtccagcagggggcgccgtTCAG ATTGAAGGATACTGGGGGGAGGTGTTTTGCCCAGACAGACGGTTGTGTGTGTACCCTGACGTTGCTCCTCCTCCAGGAGACAGAAACCCATCCTCTGGTCGCAGCACATG CGACCCTGATGGGACAATCACTTCAGCCCACAGCGTCCCCTGGTCTCTCGGATCAGCTACGCAGGCCGTATCCATCTGCTTCAGTGCTgctgtgtgctgctgctgcttggtcGCTCTGCTGGTTTCGTACTGGAAGTGTCGGACCCGTGTGGCCAGGAGCAACACCGTGGCCCCAGAGGATCATGGTCATCTGTAG
- the LOC105916830 gene encoding ubiquitin carboxyl-terminal hydrolase 47, with product MQRCQNLDLKSRNMNRVTLKRFTQKLENLAVSDYQGLRSPGLTCYLNSVLQVLFMTEEFREAVTRDYCDNQTTIDPHLGELFSGLEVEMAKTHNIAKRLGIRDVYEQRDAAEYFEKILCQTSPEASKIFRGELHHKTTCLKCYQTSQSSNFFWVLPLSMGDPKSRTFCVLQGLKNFFKAQRVSEDNQIFCSRCNKKQDADTEYEMTHRPDVLTLLLKRFSFDYRRGRYVKLHCKADVAQALEVQSRRYDLYAVVHHYGDLMGGHYVAEIKSFETGSWYRFDDNTVRRVNKPCPEDATQDSSSETAYLLMYKMARGRAKKTDGSAPSDETGDGCNEAEPREGLVSEHLLKTESQRGAGVRHLTNELTGEDASKKKRSGSIRRGRGPSNQIPAQVMLQGGPWLPADTDSMQQMSFSNRDTSSYETFHQRPVSATNGIGANAPRGRTSKNATKTVTNNHLYNRSPIRGRKESAEAPAVAAIQKNDPTNAKTWGVDNYNAKSTPLYYSASSSTRSSPSFRTGTGPSVPNHKAAAEQRSLKVKTQRV from the exons ATGCAAAGATGTCAAAACCTCGATTTAAAGTCCAGAAACATGAATCGCGTCACTCTAAAGAGATTCACACAGAAACTGGAGAACTTGGCTGTCTCAG ATTACCAGGGCCTGCGCAGTCCTGGTTTGACCTGCTATCTGAACAGCGTCCTGCAGGTGCTTTTCATGACTGAAGAGTTTCGGGAAGCCGTGACAAG AGATTACTGTGACAACCAGACGACCATTGATCCCCACCTGGGCGAGCTGTTCTCTGgtctagaagtagaaatggcCAAAACACACAACATCGCAAAAAGACTGGGGATCAGAGACG TTTACGAGCAACGTGACGCTGCTGAGTACTTTGAGAAGATCCTCTGTCAGACCAGTCCAGAGGCGTCTAAG ATCTTCAGAGGCGAGCTGCATCATAAAACCACGTGCCTCAAGTGCTACCAGACGAGCCAGTCAAGCAACTTCTTCTGGGTCCTACCGCTGTCCATGGGAGATCCAAAGTCTAGAACCTTCTGTGTG CTGCAAGGTTTGAAGAATTTCTTCAAGGCTCAGAGAGTCAGCGAGGACAACCAGATCTTCTGCAGCCGTTGCAACAAAAAGCAGGACGCCGACACT GAATACGAGATGACGCACCGTCCAGATGTTCTGACGCTGCTGCTGAAGAGGTTCTCCTTTGATTATCGGCGGGGCCGCTACGTCAAGCTGCACTGCAAAGCTGATGTGGCCCAGGCGCTGGAAGTCCAG AGTCGCAGGTACGACCTCTACGCGGTGGTTCACCACTACGGCGATCTGATGGGAGGACATTACGTCGCAGAGATCAAATCTTTTGAAACTGGAAGCTGGTACCGCTTCGATGACAACACTGTCAGACGT GTCAACAAACCTTGTCCTGAAGATGCAACTCAGGACTCAAG CTCAGAGACAGCGTATCTCCTCATGTACAAAATGG CGAGAGGACGGGCCAAGAAGACTGATGGAAGTGCTCCTTCGGATGAAACGGGAGACGGGTGCAATGAGGCAGAACCGAGAGAAGGTCTAGTTTCCGAACATCTCCTGAAAACCGAAAGCCAAAGAGGAGCAGGCGTTCGGCATTTAACCAACGAGCTGACGGGAGAGGATGCGTCCAAGAAGAAACGTTCAGGCTCTATCAGAAGAGGGAGGGGACCATCGAACCAAATCCCAGCGCAGGTGATGCTACAGGGAGGCCCGTGGCTTCCAGCAGACACTGATTCTATGCAGCAAATGAGCTTCAGCAACAGAGACACATCCTCATATGAGACGTTTCATCAAAGACCTGTCTCTGCTACTAACGGTATAGGAGCAAACGCGCCCAGGGGAAGAACGAGCAAGAATGCTACAAAGACCGTAACAAACAACCATCTTTATAATCGCAGTCCTATAAGAGGAAGAAAAGAGTCTGCAGAGGCTCCAGCTGTGGCAGCAATACAAAAAAACGACCCGACCAATGCTAAAACCTGGGGTGTGGACAACTATAATGCAAAGTCAACGCCTCTTTACTATTCAGCCTCATCCTCGACAAGATCCTCACCGTCTTTCAGAACAGGAACTGGACCCAGTGTCCCAAATCATAAGGCAGCAGCAGAGCAAAGATCTCTGAAAGTAAAAACACAGCGAGTCTAG
- the LOC105916831 gene encoding probable E3 ubiquitin-protein ligase RNF217: MSVRGQDSLEKKFDPRDKTLKFVDRGDDLDPMSSDFSSLRAEMSCGHAVTPDSLTRWCLSLLEQGDYVFRCPALLEGTKQCNKVWSYREVRRLADLSADEMEHFEQAMANLSVSKYCQVQSCPECKTMVERKDLSNLCVECVICTADQKKTYMFCWQCHRAWKGPGPRSDRCDNDGCINGDLQLLHTCKNIRLPEVEGVTSCPSVRACPVCGMKVEHNQMYCKNVTCPRCRTTFCFVCLKLKSECCKTSSPYQVCPSGVAPRQTRIPVWNK, from the exons ATGAGCGTTCGGGGACAGGACTCGCTGGAGAAGAAATTCGACCCACGCGACAAAACTCTGAAGTTTGTAGACAGGGGAGATGACTTGGATCCAATGT CGTCTGATTTTAGCTCTCTCAGAGCCGAAATGTCCTGCGGCCACGCTGTCACTCCTGACTCCCTGACACGGTGGTGTCTCAGCCTCCTCGAACAG ggGGACTATGTGTTCAGATGTCCTGCTTTGTTGGAGGGCACCAAACAGTGCAATAAAGTGTGGTCGTACCGGGAGGTCCGCAGACTGGCGGACCTCAGCGCTGATGAAATGGAGCATTTTGAGCAGGCGATGGCCAACCTGTCTGTTTCAAAGTACTGCCAGGTCCAGTCG tGTCCAGAGTGTAAAACCATGGTGGAGAGGAAGGACCTGTCCAACCTGTGCGTCGAGTGCGTCATTTGCACAGCCGACCAGAAGAAGACCTACATGTTCTGCTGGCAATGCCACCGGGCGTGGAAGGGCCCGGGCCCTCGGTCCGACCGCTGCGACAACGACGGCTGCATCAACGGggacctgcagctgctgcacacCTGTAAAAACATCCGCCTGCCCGAGGTGGAGGGCGTCACCAGCTGCCCGTCGGTACGAGCCTGTCCCGTGTGCGGCATGAAGGTGGAGCACAACCAAATGTACTGTAAAAACGTAACGTGTCCTCGCTGCCGCACAACCTTCTGCTTCGTGTGCCTGAAACTAAAGAGTGAGTGCTGTAAGACCAGCTCGCCGTACCAAGTCTGCCCCAGCGGCGTGGCTCCGAGACAGACCCGCATCCCTGTGTGGAACAAataa